In Akkermansia muciniphila ATCC BAA-835, the genomic stretch CTCCGGCGGCGGAGTTCCACGTGTCGGCCGCGGAGGCGAAGAGGTTTTCCTGCCGGAGTGTGGCATTGAGCAGGATGTCGTTTCCGTCGCGGTTCAGCGTGGCGTCCTGGTAGTAGACGGCGAAGAGGCCGGATATCCGGGCGGCGAGGCTTTGCCCGTCTTCCAGGCCGCTGATGCTGCCGGTAGCGCTCATCAGGATGACGTCATGGAGGTCGCTCCCCGCGTTCATGGCGGCGTTTCCTTCCATGTTGGAGAGGAGGAAGCCGGCTCCGTCCTGCACGGTGATGGTATCCGCCGTCAGCATGGGGGCGCCAAAGGGGGCGTCCTGGTTGAAGTTGTAGATCAGTTCCGTCGTGGAGCCGTTCTGGAAGGTGATGCTTTCCACGTTGAGCGTGGTGTTGGCGCTGCCCTGGGCGTCTCCGGTGGCTTCAATACGCAGGGTGCCGTTGTTTCCGGCGGTGATGCTGTTGTAGTTCAGCGTGGGGGCGTCCGCGGTGCCTTTCAGGACCAGGACGCCTCCGTCACGGACGGCGAGGTCGTAGTCCTTATTGCCGGTTTGCAGGTATTGGGTGGCTTGCCCGGAGATGTCCAGGGTGCCGCTGCCTGCCAGCGTGCCGGAGAAGGTTCCGGAGGAGGTTGTTGCCGAGGAGATGGAGAGGCTGCCTCCGTTCATGGACAGGGTGCCGCTGCCGGAGAGGCTGATGATGGCGCCGGATTCCGTTCCGGAGAGGGCCAGCGTGCCGTCGGCGGTGACTGAGGTTCCGTCCAGCCGGGCTTCTCCGCCCAGGGCCAGTTCCGCTCCTTCCTGGATGCGGAGGGTGCCGGTTCCGGTGATGGAGCCGTCGTTTATTTCGCCTGTTCCGGTCAGGTTGAGAGTTCCCTGGATGGTCAGGGAGCCTCCGGCTTCCGTGCCGGTGATGGTTCCGACTTCGGCGTTGCCGTTAATGGTCAGGCCGCCTCCTTCCAGAGTGAGGGTGTCCAGGGTGTTTGACGCGCCGTTGAGGACGATGTTTCCTTCACGCAGGGCGAGGGTTTCCACGTCCATCGTTCCTCCGACCGTCAGCGTCCCGGTTCCTTCCTTGATGAAGGCGACGTTGTTGCCTCCCGTGATGCTGCCGCCCATGACGGTGTCCTGGCCGGCCGGGTCGATGTCGTCTTCTCCCGTCGTCATTTGTTTGTTGTTGAGGATGACGACGGCCGTGCCGTCTCCGGTGTTGTTGACGACCAGGCTGCTGCCCGTGGCTCCCATCAGGTTGTTGATTTTAGCTCCCTGTCCGTCGGATTCGCCCGGGGCTCCGGCCAGGTTGACCGTCAGGGTCTGGCCGCCGCCGATGACGACGCCGGCGTAGCCGGAGAGCGTTTGATAGGAGTTGACTTCATGGGCGTTTCCTCCTTCCTCCTGCACGCGGTAGAGGCCGGTGGCCGCTCCGCTGAGCACCAGGCTGCCTCCGTCCGTTCCGGTGACCCGGATGCCGTAGTTGGACAGAAGGTCGGTAGTGAAGGCGATGTCGCCCAGGTCGCCGACGGTCAGCGTTCCGCTGGTCAGGGTCAGGTAGCTGGAGGAGTCGTCGGTTTTGTGGTCCAGCAGAAGGTTGACGACGGCGTCGTTGCTCAGGTCCAGCGTCAGCCCTTCCCCCTCTATGGACAGGTTCGGGTCGCTTCCCGTTCCGCTGCCGTTGATGATGACGGCGCCAGACGCCTGCGTGTCCTGGCCGATGTTTTCCGTTCCCAGGGCGATGGTCAGTCCGTCCAGGCCTCCTTCTCCTACGGTTACGGTTCCGCTGACTCCGGTGAGACGGGAGCCGGAGGCGATGTTCCACGTTCCTTTCATATGGCTGCCGCCGGCGCCGGAGAGGTTCAGGCTGCCTTCCGAGATGGTGATTCCTTCCGTAGTTCCGTCAAGGATGGTTTCCGCTCCTGCCGCGTCCGCCCCGAGTGTCAGGGTTCCCGCTCCCGTTTTGGTCAGGGCCGGGCTGTCGGTCAGCGCGTAGATGGTGGCCGAGGTTTCTTCCTGCGCGATATTGATTTCATCAAACCGGGTGAAGGTGACGTTTTGGAAGTCCCCGGTTCCAAAGGTTCCCTTGAGTTCCAGCGTCCTGTTTCCTTCTACCGCCGCTCCGGCGCTTCCGCCGATGGTGATGCCGCTTTCTTCTCCTTCCTCCCCAAAGATGCTTCCTCCCGTCAGCGAGACGTGGACTTCGCCTCCTACCGTGCCACAGTTGCCCGCCCCGTAGATGTCTCCCAGGTAGGTGCCCTGTCCAAGGGTGACGGTGATGTTGCCGCCAATGCTGACGGGCAGGGCTGTGGGATCTTCCGCCGTCCACGTGCTTCCTCTCCAGGAGCCGCCCACGATTTTGCCCGTGAAGGTGGAACCTCCGTCAATGGAGACGCTGGTGTTTCCGTTGGTGGTCAGCGTCGTGCCGTTGCCCCAGTTCCAGAAGGAGCCGCCCATGATGTCTCCCGTGAAGGTGATTCCTTCTTTTCCGCTGATGGAGACGCTTGAGTTTCCTTCCACTTTTTGTACGGCTCCGTTGCCCTCGGATTTCGTGTTTGCGTAACTGCCTCCATAGATGTTTTTGACGAAGTTGTTGTGCCCTTCCGTGCCGGAGAGTTCCGCATCGCCTACATTAATCGTTACCGAGGTGTTGCCCTGGATGGTCGTTCCTGAAGTCTGGTTGGCCGTCCACGCGCTTCCGCCCGTGATGAAGTTTTGGGCTGTGACGTTGCCGAAGTCTCCCAGGTTGACGGTCGCGCTGTTGCTGTGCTGGATGTTGGTGACCAGGACGCTCGTGTTTCCTGTGATGGTGGTGACGGCATTGTGGGAGGAGGTGCTTCCTCCGATGATGGCTCCCGCCACGATGGCGTTATCTTTGACGGTAACGTTGGTGTTTCCCGTCAGGGTAGTGCTTGCTCCCTTGTTGTTCCCGCCGATGACGTGTTCCGCCGTGGCGTTTCCAGAGAGCTGCACATGGGTGTCCCCAGTCAGCGTGCTGGTCTGGAGGTTGGTGCCCCATTCATTGGTGACACCTCCGGCGATGATGCCGAATGCTCCTCCGTTGATGTCCATCCAGATGTCCCCCTGGTAGTTGAGGTTGCCGGACGGCAGGGTCGCCCCGCTGTTGTATACTCCGGACAGGTTGATTTTGGTTCCGCCGGTGTTGGTGATTTGATAGACTTTGTCCCCGCTGGTCGTCAGGGTCCCGTTCAGATATCCCAGGCTGACGTTGGCCGCACTCCCCTCCCCAAGAGCCAGCGTAAAGGCGTTCTTGACCGTTTCTTCCAATTCCCCTCCTTCTCCCGCAGATACCCACGTCACGCTGGATATCGCCCCGTCTTCTATCGTCAGCACGCTGCCTTCTATTCTATATTGCCCTGTATCTAAGCCCGTAACGGTAAAATTCGCGCCGAGGTTGCTTCCTAAATCAAACGTGTATCCCTGTTCTCCCTCCACCAGGCTGTCAAGCGCGCCGCCGATGTCAATGGTGCCTGAAGTGAAAGTTACATTTTCCTTGGTAAAGGAGGATCCGGATTCCGTATAGGTTAGCTTGGCTCCGTCAATGGCTGCGTTTTTCAATACGCCGGTGCCGTTCATGTTCAGAACGGCATTTGCCCCCAGAGTGGCGGAGGTGAAATCCAGCGTTCCTCCCGCCATGGTGATTATTCCGGAATAGGCCAAGGAAGAATTATTGATTTTCAAGATGCCACCTTGGGCTGTGATATTCGCGTTGATGACGGTTCCCGTCAGGTTTTGCGTACCTGTTCCGGCCATAATCAGATTTATTCCTCCCGTGGGAGTAGTGTTGCCGTTTACTCCGGAATGCTGCGTGGTTGCCCCGATACTTCCCCCATACGTGTAATTTCCGTTACCCGTCAGGGTAAGATTCGCTCTGGAGGAATTAGCCGACTGGACGCGCCCCTTATGTGTTCCGCTGAAGCCGTCGGCATCATTTAAACCGGCCAGAGAGGCGGCATTGGAAATTTGCAACGTCAGGGCGCTGGAACTTTGATTGATTGAGCCTGACAAATCTACCGTTGCATTGGCGAGAGCCGTTCCCGTAATCTGGAGAATGGCGCCGCCGGGCTGCGTCCCCTTCTGGGAAAGGATAATGTTCCCGGAAAAACTGCTTTCTTGGGAACCAAGCACAAACTTGGAGGCATAGCCGGCATTGCCGTTAGCCGCTACCAGCGTTAAATTTCCTTCTCCGGCAAATGCCCCGTTCAAATTGATGGTACAGCCGCCGTTCGCATTCTGATTAATGGTAAACGAGGAGCCTGCCCCGATATAAAGTCCTGTGGAATAATTGTTGTTTCCTGAATTTACATCAAGGTTGACGGATTGGCTCCCAGTAACTGAATACTCATTGGCGGGCTCATTGTTATTAAAGGTGGAGTCCGCTCCCCATGCGGGGGATTCAGATGTTGGGACGGCCAGGGAAACACTGGTGTAACAAGCCAGAACAGCCGCCAGCAGGGTAATAGGCAGATGGAGACGCATTGCAAAAATGTTAGATGTTAATTTTTTATGTATATAACGGATTGAAAATTCGATGTCAAGTTGAAAATACCAGTTCCCGGATTCTCATACTTTTACTGTAAGTGCATTATGATTTTTTAAATTTCTAAAATGGGATTTTCATCTTTTCATTTACCTCCCCTTTTGAAGCAAGGGGAGGCATACTATAAGACTTTCATTCTGAATATAAAATATCAAATTTTATATTGCATGGGACAATATTGGAATCATCGCCGAATTTTCAATCCGCTTTTCCTTTTTCGTGGAATAACGAGGAGAGTCCATAAAAAAAGCCGTACCCCGGAAACGGGGTACGGCCCTTGAAGTGTGGGTGGAGAGAACAGGTTAGCGTTCGTTGTCGAAGTTGATGGTATCGTTCAACATGTCTTCGGCAAGTTCCGCCGCTTCCTCTTCTTCGCTGGCCGCCGCGATTTCTTCTGCGCCCTCTGCAGGTTCCACTTCAATCTTGCTGTAACGGGAGAATCCGGTGCCGGCGGGAATGAGGTGGCCCATGATGACGTTTTCCTTGAAGCCTTCCAGAGTATCGGTCTTGCCGAGGGTGGATGCTTCCGTCAGAACGCGTGTGGTATCCTGGAAAGATGCCGCGGAAATGAAGGATTCCGTTTCCAGGGAGGCCTTCGTGATACCGAGCAGAACGGGCTTGGCTGCGGCCGGTTGGCCGCCCTGGGCTACGGTTTGTTCATTGATGCGGTCGAACGTGGTCTTGTCCACTTGGTCTCCCCACAGGAATTCGGTATTTCCGGGTTCCGTGATGACTACCTTGCGGAGCATCTGGCGCACGATGATTTCCACATGCTTGTCGTTGATTTCCACCCCCTGGAGGCGGTACACTTCCTGAACTTCGTTAACGAGGTGTTCCTGGAGACGTTCCTTGCCGCAGACATCCAGAATTTCTTCCGGAGAAACGGGGCCTTCCGTAAGCTGGTCGCCCAGATGCACGTGGTCGTCTTCATGAACGATGACGTGCTTGTTCATCGGGACCAGATGGTCCACCAGTTCGCCCGTGGGTGTTTCAATGGTAATGACCTTCTTGCCGCGGGAAGTATTCTTGCTGCTGAGGCGCACAATGCCTTCCACGCGTGCAATGGTGCAGGCGTCCTTGGGCTTGCGGGCTTCGAACAATTCCGCCACGCGGGGCAGACCGCCGGTGATGTCCTTCGTCTTGGCTACCTTGCGGGGCGTCTTGGCCACCATTGTGCCGGCGGAGATGGTTTCTCCGTCCTTCACAGTGAGGTTGGCGCCTGCGGGAATGGCATGATGAGCCAGAACTTCGCGGGTCTTGGCATCGCGGATGACCACTTGCGGGTGAAGTTCCTGCTTGTGTTCCATCACGACAAGGGAGGAGGCACCGGTTTCCCGGTCCGTTTCCTTGGAAACGGTGATGCCGACGATCATATCCTTGAATTCGACGATGCCGCCCTTTTCTGCAATCACGGGCACATTGTACGGATCCCAGGTGGCGAGGGTTTCATCCTTCTTGATAGTGCCGCCGTTGGGCACGTACAGGATGGTGCCGATGACGGGCTGGTAGGATTCCAGTTCGCGGCCCTGTTCGTTTTCGATGCGGACAGAGCAGTTTTTATTCAGGACGACGAAGTTGCCGTCTGCGTTTTCCACCGTGCGGAGATCTTCCGTGTAGATGACGCGGCCGTCGTTCTTGGCTTTCACGATGGGCTGCTTGAACGCCGTGGTAGCCGTTCCGCCCACGTGGAACGTACGCATGGTGAGCTGCGTGCCGGGTTCGCCGATGGACTGGGCGGCAATAATGCCGACCGCTTCCCCGATCTTCACTTCCTGTCCGGTGGCCAGGTTCAGGCCGTAGCACTTGGCACAGCAGCCCTTTTTGAGTTCGCAGGTGAGTACGGAGCGGATTTTCAGCCGTTCAATGCCGATTTTTTCCAGTTGTTCCGCCTGCTTTTCGTTAATGAGGTCGTTGATGTCTACGATAACCTCGCCGCTGACGGGGTCAACGATGCGTTCGCAGGAAGTCCGGCCGTAGATACGGGAGGAAAGGGACGCCACTTCTTCGTCGCCGTCATAGATGGCGTGAACGGTGATGCCGTTGCTGGTGCCGCAATCTTCCGCATGGACGATGACATCCTGGGCCACGTCCACGAGTTTGCGGGTCATGTAGCCGGAGTCCGCCGTTTTCAGCGCGGTATCTGCCAGACCCTTGCGGGCGCCGTGGGTGGAGATGAAGTATTCCAGCACGGAAAGGCCTTCACGGAAGTTGGCCGTGATGGGGCGTTCGATAATTTCGCCGCTGGGTTTCGCCATCAAACCGCGCATGCCGGAGAGCTGCTTGATCTGCGCCTTGTTGCCTCGGGCTCCGGAGTCCACCATCATGAAGAGCGGGCTGGCCATCTTGGAGCCTTCGTTGTGTTCCAGCTTGCGGTACAGAGCCGCCTGGATGACATCCGTAGTCTGGGTCCAGATGTCCACCACCTTCTGGTAGCGTTCCCCATCCGTGATAATACCGTTCTTATACTGGCGGGTCACCTTGTCCAGCTCCGCATAGGCTTTTTCAATTTCCGTCTTTTTCTGGGAGGGAACCACCATGTCCACGATGCCGATGGAGCAGCCGGAACGGGTTGCTTCCTTGAAGCCCAGGTTTTTCAGGGCGTCCAGAGTCTGCACGGTACGTTCCTTGCCGACGGTCTGGTAGCAGCGCCAGATGATGTCGCCCATCTGTTTCTTGCCTACGTTGCGGTTAATGTAACCGAGTTCCCGGGGCCAGATTTCATTGAAACGCACGCGTCCGGCAGTAGTGATGATAACCTTCTTGGTGACATCCCCATACACTACTTCGGAAGGCTTTTTGCCGTAGTCCGGGTTGTGCAGGCGGATCCAGTCATGGTAGCCGATTTTGCGGGCGGCAATGGCGTATTCCACCTCGTCAATGGATTCGAAGAGGGGAAGATGGTGATGATTATCCTGATTGTTCTGTACTTCCGCAGCACGGGTATGCGTCAGGAAGTACGCGCCCAGAATGATGTCCTGCGTGGGTGTGGCAATGGGCTTGCCGGAAGCAGGGGAGAAAATATTGTTGGGCGCCAGCATGAGCTGCCGGGCTTCCATCTGCGCTTCCACGGACAGAGGCACGTGCACAGCCATCTGGTCGCCGTCGAAGTCCGCGTTGTACGCATTACAGACGAGCGGGTGCAGACGGATGGCGGAACCTTCAATCAGAACCGGTTCAAAAGCCTGGATGGAGAGGCGGTGCAGGGTGGGCGCGCGGTTGAGCATGACCGGGTGGCCCTTGGTCACTTCTTCCAGAATATCCCACACTTCCGGCGTCTTGCGGTCAATGAGCTTCT encodes the following:
- the rpoC gene encoding DNA-directed RNA polymerase subunit beta', whose product is MSDTPTIREMHGLSDKPRTFDQVAITVADPDTIRSWSFGEVVNPETINYRTFKPEKGGLFCERIFGPTRDMECACGKYKRIKHKGITCDRCGVEVTNARVRRERMGHIELAVPVSHIWFYKCMPSRIGLMLDMTARHLERVIYYEDYIVVDPGSTPLEKGAILTEEEFRNAEDEYGYDSFEAGMGAEAIQKMLAAIDLPTLVADLQEQLDNTNSKQNKRKIAKRLKLAQGFLQSNTRPEWMILNVLPVIPPDLRPLVPLEGGRFATSDLNDLYRRVINRNNRLKTLLSLKTPEVIIRNEKRMLQEAVDALFDNGRHGRAVTGAGNRPLKSLSDMLKGKGGRFRQNLLGKRVDYSGRSVIVIGPELKLNQCGLPKKMALILFEPFIIHRLKELGYVHTVRSAKKLIDRKTPEVWDILEEVTKGHPVMLNRAPTLHRLSIQAFEPVLIEGSAIRLHPLVCNAYNADFDGDQMAVHVPLSVEAQMEARQLMLAPNNIFSPASGKPIATPTQDIILGAYFLTHTRAAEVQNNQDNHHHLPLFESIDEVEYAIAARKIGYHDWIRLHNPDYGKKPSEVVYGDVTKKVIITTAGRVRFNEIWPRELGYINRNVGKKQMGDIIWRCYQTVGKERTVQTLDALKNLGFKEATRSGCSIGIVDMVVPSQKKTEIEKAYAELDKVTRQYKNGIITDGERYQKVVDIWTQTTDVIQAALYRKLEHNEGSKMASPLFMMVDSGARGNKAQIKQLSGMRGLMAKPSGEIIERPITANFREGLSVLEYFISTHGARKGLADTALKTADSGYMTRKLVDVAQDVIVHAEDCGTSNGITVHAIYDGDEEVASLSSRIYGRTSCERIVDPVSGEVIVDINDLINEKQAEQLEKIGIERLKIRSVLTCELKKGCCAKCYGLNLATGQEVKIGEAVGIIAAQSIGEPGTQLTMRTFHVGGTATTAFKQPIVKAKNDGRVIYTEDLRTVENADGNFVVLNKNCSVRIENEQGRELESYQPVIGTILYVPNGGTIKKDETLATWDPYNVPVIAEKGGIVEFKDMIVGITVSKETDRETGASSLVVMEHKQELHPQVVIRDAKTREVLAHHAIPAGANLTVKDGETISAGTMVAKTPRKVAKTKDITGGLPRVAELFEARKPKDACTIARVEGIVRLSSKNTSRGKKVITIETPTGELVDHLVPMNKHVIVHEDDHVHLGDQLTEGPVSPEEILDVCGKERLQEHLVNEVQEVYRLQGVEINDKHVEIIVRQMLRKVVITEPGNTEFLWGDQVDKTTFDRINEQTVAQGGQPAAAKPVLLGITKASLETESFISAASFQDTTRVLTEASTLGKTDTLEGFKENVIMGHLIPAGTGFSRYSKIEVEPAEGAEEIAAASEEEEAAELAEDMLNDTINFDNER
- a CDS encoding autotransporter outer membrane beta-barrel domain-containing protein — encoded protein: MRLHLPITLLAAVLACYTSVSLAVPTSESPAWGADSTFNNNEPANEYSVTGSQSVNLDVNSGNNNYSTGLYIGAGSSFTINQNANGGCTINLNGAFAGEGNLTLVAANGNAGYASKFVLGSQESSFSGNIILSQKGTQPGGAILQITGTALANATVDLSGSINQSSSALTLQISNAASLAGLNDADGFSGTHKGRVQSANSSRANLTLTGNGNYTYGGSIGATTQHSGVNGNTTPTGGINLIMAGTGTQNLTGTVINANITAQGGILKINNSSLAYSGIITMAGGTLDFTSATLGANAVLNMNGTGVLKNAAIDGAKLTYTESGSSFTKENVTFTSGTIDIGGALDSLVEGEQGYTFDLGSNLGANFTVTGLDTGQYRIEGSVLTIEDGAISSVTWVSAGEGGELEETVKNAFTLALGEGSAANVSLGYLNGTLTTSGDKVYQITNTGGTKINLSGVYNSGATLPSGNLNYQGDIWMDINGGAFGIIAGGVTNEWGTNLQTSTLTGDTHVQLSGNATAEHVIGGNNKGASTTLTGNTNVTVKDNAIVAGAIIGGSTSSHNAVTTITGNTSVLVTNIQHSNSATVNLGDFGNVTAQNFITGGSAWTANQTSGTTIQGNTSVTINVGDAELSGTEGHNNFVKNIYGGSYANTKSEGNGAVQKVEGNSSVSISGKEGITFTGDIMGGSFWNWGNGTTLTTNGNTSVSIDGGSTFTGKIVGGSWRGSTWTAEDPTALPVSIGGNITVTLGQGTYLGDIYGAGNCGTVGGEVHVSLTGGSIFGEEGEESGITIGGSAGAAVEGNRTLELKGTFGTGDFQNVTFTRFDEINIAQEETSATIYALTDSPALTKTGAGTLTLGADAAGAETILDGTTEGITISEGSLNLSGAGGSHMKGTWNIASGSRLTGVSGTVTVGEGGLDGLTIALGTENIGQDTQASGAVIINGSGTGSDPNLSIEGEGLTLDLSNDAVVNLLLDHKTDDSSSYLTLTSGTLTVGDLGDIAFTTDLLSNYGIRVTGTDGGSLVLSGAATGLYRVQEEGGNAHEVNSYQTLSGYAGVVIGGGQTLTVNLAGAPGESDGQGAKINNLMGATGSSLVVNNTGDGTAVVILNNKQMTTGEDDIDPAGQDTVMGGSITGGNNVAFIKEGTGTLTVGGTMDVETLALREGNIVLNGASNTLDTLTLEGGGLTINGNAEVGTITGTEAGGSLTIQGTLNLTGTGEINDGSITGTGTLRIQEGAELALGGEARLDGTSVTADGTLALSGTESGAIISLSGSGTLSMNGGSLSISSATTSSGTFSGTLAGSGTLDISGQATQYLQTGNKDYDLAVRDGGVLVLKGTADAPTLNYNSITAGNNGTLRIEATGDAQGSANTTLNVESITFQNGSTTELIYNFNQDAPFGAPMLTADTITVQDGAGFLLSNMEGNAAMNAGSDLHDVILMSATGSISGLEDGQSLAARISGLFAVYYQDATLNRDGNDILLNATLRQENLFASAADTWNSAAGASLLWEARKNLDPDSQLAQFMNGVSTMINDGNLSGATRAMAAAAGSTVNALGTAQRDALRDQMGWIRNRTTLMGVNPAYVNDDLPRFHMWMEGTGSYAKLDTRGDESGYQLTTWGGTVGVDADLSDRLTVGAAFTASYGDLTAGAADSADGHLDSYYASLFGRYQDRRWAHTLILTGGWNDAKLNRTVNYGEGSYGTQGSTSGWGFGAMYELTYDVYLNENRSSVLQPLFNASVVTTRMDGYEETGAGNAGLNVGRQDWTTGTLALGGRWMGLVGSNIFGREALAEIRVNAAQDLGDRRGETNVSLLGNPGFAQSVRGAKVGTTALQLGAGLSVPVGTKGTIYVNGNADIRDGSSALNGSIGYRHDF